aataaataatatttttaattataaaggtTCTCTTATGATAAATAAAGATTGTAGAAGTagtgtatataaagaattttttttctttctaaaagatTACTTCTTCTTGACTTAATTATGATTGATGATgactaaatatgagttattttttataacaaaaatataataaaaataactttaaaaatatttatttagcaattattttacttaattgttaagaattaatatttttcttatttatgacttgcagatataaaaaaggagggattaaaagtaaaaaagatgtaaaaaatagcaaaaatatgaaataagaaGATTTCGGCATCTGGCCTAGCCCAAGACGCGCTCAACACGAAAATATGCATTAACGCGCTAAGCGAGAAGAGGCGTGCTAAGCACGAATAGAGACACACACGCTAAGCGAGCATCACAAGCTTAATGCGAATACAGACACCTGTGCTAAGTGAATCGCGCAGGCCCAAGTCCACTCcaacaattataaaaagatGGTCAAGCcgccaaagagaaaaaaagacacACTGAGTACTCTAATACACACCTAAAGCCTGAGATCTCTCCCTTAGGAAAttatttcttctctttcattattttctatttccttTTTTCACCCCTTCTCCTCCATCAGTTTCTATACCCCTTTTCAAGTGTAAGACCTTTTAtggctatgagaggctaaaccttTAGTTACGATTTGACAGGTCTAAAAGtcaaaagatgtattgtatgcttcatatttatcaatgcaaatagatgttttctttcctattatcctttcttattttaatttcatgtatcattcatcCTTGTATCATCTTTAGGGGTTAGGTACTcgacatatattttttaatagaaatacaaGAAAGGTCTTAtatgcatcagttttagggaTTAGTCGCTCGACAAaggataatttctaatagaattaAAAGGAAGGGGtatcataataaaatcattgctagacatagagtgattgcattatgctcatgcttcaaaataaatatctagaattaaaatttgatgcattttatctattgaatcttAGTAAAGACATTTGAGAAATAAATATGTAAGATATGTTTGTCAGAATGAGACATGAGGGGCAAGTATTCTAATTGAtgtggataaattttttttacctaattgatagagaaaaatctaaaataatacatcttagacAAATAAGACATGCTAGGTCATAGCATTCTCATCTCATTGAATTTCCTATTATATCTTTTGTCTCTTAtttatatctattattttagttattgtttCTTTTAGTTCATCTTTTacctcatttcattttttcctcttataaaaaagaaattatccaACGCAAGTACAAAATAAAGTCTTGTAGAAATTGACACTCGGACTTTCGAATATTACTATTTGAATATTTTGGTACACTTACACTTGTCAAACATTCAACAAtgatcaacaatttttttggtAGAGTACTTGTTCTCTCATGATAAATATAGATTATTAAAGtagtgtatataaaaaaatattttctaaaagggTACTCCTTCTCGAATTAATTATaagcaacaaaaaaatgtttgatgaaCTCAACAAGATTTAACTACTTTCagattatttaatgatattatttcaaaaagatCTTTCAATTAattggaattttattttatataatgaatttttatattaaatttcaattaagaacattttaggaaaaatatttttaaatgtaattaataaaattaaatgatattaaataatttttttaactattgcaataattagttaatttttttttatatttgagggAGGAAGTATTTTTTCGAATATCACAAATAAATTAGTGTATATTTGGATTTCAGTTATGAGAGCTCAAAAACTTTTTTACTTTCCGAAcgataatttttcttcttcttttatgttATGCATTGAAATTCGCTATAATGCATTAAAATTTAGGTAAGTATTCTTCTAATTTCAATTCAAACATAGCTTCAATGAATTAGAATAGACACCCCTGCTTGGGAATGTGGCGTTGTTTCTCGTTAAAGGATAAGCCTTTGTGGCCTCCTTAAAGGATAAGCCATTATCACACCTGGTTAAGGATTTTGATCACCTCCTTTATTGTCTGTCCTTCCTGACCATAATACTCTTGCGTGTTCGTTTATGCATGTTTGTTATCTGTGACTATTCGACAGAAAGTGTGTAGCCTTTTCCTACAAATTAGTTGGCTCCATAATGCAAACGAACTAATCACcccaacaaacaaaaaattataaatagacACTACATATCTAGTTAGCTACATGCATGGTCTTTTGGGATATAGCAatagcaataataaacaaataaatgttgtgatcttttttcttcttattgttGTATTTTGCTGCCAAGGACACATGCTGAAAGGGGAAGAGAcgatgcttcttcttcttttttcggCAATGTCACGCATCCACTGCCGAATTGAGAATGAAATGGGTGTCACGTTGGCTTTAATCTCCGTCAATCATTGATTTGGAAATTGCAACATTATATATACAACAAATGTTATGTTATAAATTGAACTGAAAAGTAGCTCAGACTTTACCCCACGGTGCCAGACACTAGCACATGTTTAACGAGCCTTAGTGGCTCACTCATCAAAGTAGctaggaggaaaaaaaaaagcctatAAAATTCAAAAGACGACGCATTCTCTTCTTTGGGTGCCTTCAATCCTCTCCCTCTTGCCCACTTTCTTTCTGTCACTGCTCATAGATTTTGTTAGTATTTTGTAGGGTATtatgatatatgatatataatcATACGTCTCATAACTTGCTAAACATATAGAACCCATTATGGGGACATTTTTATGTGCAATCAATTCCCAGCCATcgctaaagtttttttttttctttttttcctttttttctcctaacaaaagggaaaaaaaataaaattccttgTATGAGAAACCGAATTTAGCTGAAGAGATGGGCTGGATTAATCTTTAGATTAGACATATCTCTCTACtacttgcaaaaaaaaaaaaaaaacctgtagTTTGAGGTGAGATTTACATCAACTTTTCATAAAGGCCAATACTTTCCACCTGTAATCAAGAATCTCTGATTTCGAATGACGGCAACTTATATCtcacatttaaaaaacaaatcacGAAAGGGAGCTTTATTTCGTGCTATCAATTTAGAGAATTTAAAGACAGCATTATATTTTTCAGTACGTATCATATTTGttcttaataatatatatatatatatatatatatatatatatatatatatatatatatatatgtcccgCCTTTACTATCATCTTTCTGCAAATTTAATTCTCTTATTGTTTTAGTTCATATATTAATTTGACATCCGATAATTAACAAAAGGATACTTATGTAAAAGTGTAATAGAGTGTCAATAAAGTGTTGCGTTGATAATGTTGTTAAATATTGAATGTAAGTTAATGAATaaactaaaatcatataaaaataaaataacaagatCCTTGAAAACACATGGAGTCCCATATTCGAAAAATTAGAATctcgaaaataaataaagtcacGACACAAAGACCAAAGCTTAAGGAATAAGGAATACGTACGTAAATATGTCTTTCCGTTCTTCGTATGTACATGCAGCGTAAATGTGCAGTATCATGTGGCCAAAAACCATAGATGCTGGACAATAGTACTCAGTTGCTCATGTTTTCTTCCAAGAAACACGAAAAAAGAGTGAGAGGGCCACTtgctactattttatttttggttattttaaattatcagcCTTTCTTTTAAAAACTGTAAACAAATGTAAACTTGGGGTTGTGGTTTTGAAGGCACGCCCAAAAGTTGATGACACAATCAGGCTAGCAAGATACAGCAGAAAATTAACATGAAACTTTAAATTTAGTGCCACAATTGGCTGCAAATATTTCGTATTTCTTCTCGATAATTGGTACACTTTCCCAGTTAGAATTTAAAACGCCCCAATTCCAGATTCACATTTATTTCATGGACGGTTTTAAAATTGAGTTCTTGGttcagttttgtttttttgtcattaaatgtatttttaattcttcaCGTCTTTTAGCTCAAAATATTAAACATGTCATCATCTAGTAGTATCCTCTAGAAATTACGGTTTTTTCATTTGCTTTGATAAGGGATGGATTCACAATTATCTGCTACAGTTCATAAAATCAAACCAATGGATAAGAAAAAGGAATAGAAACATAGTATTATACATGGAAAATCAACAAAAgcattattcattattattgttgGTAATTAATATCTAAGAACATAGTAGTAAGGCTCAAGAGATAAGGTAAGAAGCATAACAAGTTTGGGCAAGGGTGGAGTTATGTCCACTTTTGTCCCTTACCTCCCCACCCACTTGGCGTAGCAAGGGTCCACTTTATTGTACCTACCAAACAACACAAACAAAGAACTCTCTCTTGTTTCTAGTCATGATCTTGACTCAAGTCTTCTCGCAACCCTTAATCCCTTATCTTCAACCGCACTAACCTCTCTGTCAACTCAAACTATTAATACCTACCCCAATTATTTAAGCCCTCAATTCCACTCCAAAACCCAAACACACCATACACCAAACCAAAACCCTCTCTCTCACtttcttttcagttttcaccTTCTCCTTTCCAACCACACTTTCTTCGTTTCTTACTCGCTTCCGTCTTCAttataacaaataacaatatatatttcTCAGACAGATGACGCGCGCGTTCAGAATTCTAAACTCCGCGGACAACGCCACCGCGGTAGCCGCGGCGGCGCCTCCGCCGGAGGCGGTAGCGCTGGAGTCCGACTTCGTGGTGATTCTCGCGGCGCTCCTCTGCGCGCTCATCTGCGTGGTGGGGCTGGTGGCGGTGGCGCGGTGCGCGTGGCTCCGGCGAGGCTCGGGTGCCGGAAACTCTCCTCGGCAAGCCTTGGCGAACAAGGGCCTGAAGAAGAAGGTGCTGCAGTCGCTTCCGAAGTTCGCGTACGTGGACAGCAACCCGAGCAAGTGGTTAGCGACGTCGGAATGCGCGATCTGCCTCGCCGAGTTCGCCGCCGGCGACGAGATCCGCGTGCTGCCGCAGTGCGGCCACGGCTTCCACGTGCCCTGCATCGACACGTGGCTTGGGTCCCACTCCTCTTGCCCTTCTTGTCGACAGGTTTTGGCGGTGGCCAGGTGTCAGAAGTGTGGGCGATTTCCGGCCACCGGTGCCGGAGCTTCCAGAACGCCGGCGACCGAACCCGAATTGAAGTCCAGAGAAGACAACAATGCCGCGAGTTAcagcaataataatattaataacaacaGCGACAGGGGTGGCAGTAACAGTAATAGTAATTGTAACATGGAACATCATCATCACAGCCACCATGTGAATAGTGGGTTCTTGCCCTGAAAATAGTagttattgtatttatttattatagcttttttcttttcttttttttaactttgtacCTTTTTATCTCTTCAAGTTGATCAAGGAGATCGGAAATTGggcaatttttttctctctttctagaTTTTTGTTTATCCTGCAAAGATTACTGAGTGCGTATCATATAATGATGTATAAAAGTTGTAACTAATCGAaatgtataaagtttaaaagtgtaaaaagaCTGTTttctaaaacttattttaaaggaGGTACTTTTATTTTACCACAAAAATGATTGtgtaagaatgaaaagtgaaaacctcaagcttttttatattgttgaaatgattagagttttcctttttaataatttcagaGGAAcaggattttaaaaatatgtaggGAAAAAGACAGCTTTGCTTGTTGTCGagtagttttttcttttattgattagTGTTTTTGTTACTTTCTTTTTGACGCGGATAAGTTTAGTAGGGAAAAGTTCGTTTTATTAAAGATTTTATCCAAAACTTACTTTTGATGCATTAATTTAGTGttgttttattcttttaggGAGAATTATCttctataaaatttatgaaagttATAATTATCGTTTGTAAGGACATTTTCGAAGAGTTTAGTTTAGATATTTAGTCAATTGgtatcaatttagatttttatcAAAAACTTACTATTAGTGTTGTTTTATTCTCTTTGGGAGAAATACCTTCTATGAATAATTTAAGTTATAATATTCATTTGTaagcactttttttttctaaaagttgaGTTTAGATATTTACCAAACTTGTATCAATGTACATTCTATCCAAAACTTACTATTCATGCATTAATTCAGTGTTGTTTTATTCTTTTGGAAGAATTATCGTCTATAAAATCATTTAAGTTTAATTACCATTTGTAGGGACTTTTCAGCAAGAGTGGACTTAAGATATTTACCTAATTGGTCATGCATTATTTTAGTGTTACTTTATTCTTTCTGGAATACTTAACTTCTATAAAtgcattataaattatcatccATAAGGACCTTTTCCAAGAGTTGAATTTAGACATTTAGCAAAGTTGtaaaatcttttaattaaaattgttacaGCCATGACTACTGTGTTGCAATGGTGCGCACGGTAACGCGGAGTCGGAGCATTGATTTTTGTCGTTTTGTCCTCAGatcatttttaactatttttgaattattttaaagttgttGTATTAAGGATCAGGTAGATGTcatatcaattaaataaataatatatttttattaatgtacaatgaaaaataatgaaactaaaactttagattttatacaaataaattatttaaaattttacatattacactggttttaaaagttaattaaaattcttaaaaaaagttgttaagtaaataatgttgtattttattaataataattcttataaatttatgaaaattggcATTATAATTGCAGCTTAAAATATAATGAAGTTTGATTGTAGGTCTTAATTCTGAATTTATATTTcttagaaataaaaggaaaaataattgtgttagtagttaagaaaaaaatgtcattaaaaAGAGTGCCACATATTAGCACAATCATAATTCTAATACTTTGAAtaggttaaaaaaatagaaataaactttcaaaaacctctgaaaaaaatcattttcatctaaaaaaactaattatttctgatgttatagaaaaatatgtttcTATTATGATGTTTAAGATTGATATTTTTCATACTTGAATTTACAATAAAgtttaagtaaaataaatacaaaatatggaataaattatttataattaagtaatataaaaaatatagttactTAATTGTGATTAACTTTATTCATACATGTGatatgtgcatatatgtatcCTTGTTTTCATTGTCAAACTTTCAAcatgattatttattaaaatgaaatatgatataatcacaaaaaaaatcaagaagttTGATATTTCTGGTCGAATTTTCGATCTTCTTATTTGTAATTTAGGTTtgattctaaaattatttttgtttttaaaaaaatacgggtttttttttctttattcaaactttattgtaacaaaataatatagtaaaaaaatgaaaaatgatattttggCTGTTGATAAGTCACGTCAATGTCATTTGAAGCAATCACGTCTTTAAGAGTAATTACAATGCTTAGTCACGAACTTGACAAACAAAGTTATGAAAAGGAAAGCATACATGTTTTGTCAGCCAACCAACCTTAACCAGCAGCATTTCCACACCGCAGTGGTTTTTCCAACTTCCTCTCTTCGATGATCCCATTGTTTGTGTTGTGTCAATGTGTCCTCCCTCTGTTTTgttacatacacacacacacactttccCCTTTTTGTTGGTACCAACCATTACTACCTAGTAAGTAGTAATCAAAGTACTCGTAGCATTTATGCCCATCGGTCATAAAACAAGAATtgcattaatcaattttttcgTTAGTCAAAGGGAATCAAATAGTAACATGCATTATTCACCCCAAGTGAGCCAACACTGGCACGCAACCATCTCTACTTGTACATCAAGCTTGATTATTTTCACTATCCCTAGATCCTCTTCATTTTCCATACCAAAAGGAAATGCATACTTTGATGGAggcaaaatcaaatcaaatatatataaagtgaAGATAAGACAAAAGAGTGACATAAAGTTAGCACAAgtatgtgtgtgagtgtgtgttgtttttttttctatggggttgaaaaaaaataaagtttgagATGCCCTTTGGCAACATGGTCCTCTTCCGCATCTATCCCAATTCGCATGTATTGAAAGGTCCCTCTAATGAGGGACTATAAGAGTCCGGACACACCATTGATGCCTATAGAAAGATGATAATTGACGGCATCttctacttttcttttcttttttattttttatttttggtgggACTTGTGTGACTCGTTATTAGGCCCCACACACCATTTAATCTTTCCTAGGTTATCTTCTGTTCTCTTCTCCTGCACTGGCCCATTGTTAAGTGCGAACAACTCAGCCCAAAAATTGAAAGCTAATAAAACTCGCAAAAAGCAATATCTCCCCTTAATCCTTAGGATATATACGTGATTTGAGAGCACGCACAAAGGTTTGCAAGATATTAAATTGTTCCCACTTGTCACTCTTAATTACTACTACCCCCCACTCTCTAGtacattgttttcaattttcaatttagtAGTGATGAGGACTCGTTAACTTGCTACAATTTGCCTTTGTCtactttatgcaaaactttaatttttgtatttgaatGTGACTTATCAGAACGTGACATCTCCGCGGGCAACTTGTTCGCTTTGCATTGCATGCTACCTACCTTTTCTTTCTCCTGCGGCTGCCTAAACAAATGGGTCAAAATTTCAAACTGCCTTATCCGTTTTGAAGTATCTAACGTGACTGGTACCTAAATTGGCGATGGCAGAGTAGTGGCAGTGCCATTGTATCACGCCTTCCTCGATCTTAATTAAGAAACACACATCCAAGCATGATGCATATAGAAAAAGGTTGATTTTATCACTACCCAGCTAGCTACaagaaattaaaactttaaGAGATACTCAGAGCACTTCATTTAATTAAGGGAAAACCGGAAATTAAAACAACTTATCAATAAGGACTAATTTACATGAATCAGCGGAACTAGATGATAAAACTTCATAGTCCAAATCATATATACTAAGATTCTTCTAGAGACAACTccgaaagaaaaagaaaaaaactagcGCTTTCCACATCATTGAGAAAAGCGTGgtccaaagaagaagaaaaaacaaatggaagaaAATGACCTTTCTCGGGTAACTTCGGTTCACTAATTATTCTATCATTAGATTTTAATATCATTCCAGGTCACACATGAGCGGAAAGTGCACCGTATATAGAGCCATCAACTCCTTGTGAATCATCATCTGCACAAAAGGCTTCCAGCAGTAGTTTTTTTCACTCGGTGATGCAATcgaataaaaagttatgtaTCATGACTACGactcattattaatataaaacaacGTTTGTCAAACAAAAAATCTGATCGCAATGTGCAGTAGGAGCCTAAGCTaatatgtaaacattattttgcaTAGCAGTATAGCTagctattttaaaaatattatgtttaatttgtggaaaattttatttatttctttaaaatattgctGCATAAGCTTATCCAAAGAGGTTTTAACCGGTGGACAGCTCATTGCAACTGCTATGGAAggtttacatttttaaaaattgacatTGGAAGCACAAGTCTCCATGAACTCGATGTTGTGCTTAGTGCACCATTATAGGtgtgttttattttcaatagGATTACTCTCCAAAAGTATATTTGAGGGTAAAAATAGTTTGGAATTATATTTGATTACTCTCTAAAAATATGCTTGAGAGTAAAATTTTCTTAGAAACTGAGTTTTGGATAAGTAAAACTTGTGATACTTTCCAAACATGCACTATATTCCAAGCAGGACCTTAATTATTCTGATGTTCCGTGATGGTTCTTCATCCCTCAATAAACTAGTTCCTTCAGATTCGGATATTCCATACTCAGTGAACGACTCTGAATAAGAATTGACAGCAGAATCGTTTTCTGTGTTTATATTAATATGAAGTGGATAACCTGGAATCAGGTCCACTTTGTTTAGGATACATATCATGGAATTGAGTCCACTTTGTTTCCGATGCAAAATAATATAAGTCTCGAATATCAGTGTATGATACGCAATCTTGAACTGCAGTTAGGGAAGACAGGTGCACATatgtaataagaaaaaataaagtcatttcatgaaaaatgtcacttcaaaattcaaatgcatAATTCTGCACATAATTATCTTTCCTCATGATGGATTAAATCGTTAACACTTAACTGTTGAAGAATCCTGGAATAGAGAGCAATCCTGGaatcaaataatatatactGGAAGATAACACCCAAAGTGAATTAACATGAGCATCGATCAACGCATTACGCTTGCTTAAAATCCAAAATAGAAGGCTAAAATACTCACATCATCTCTTAACTTTTAGGTTAGtaatttgattctttatttattcaaaGTTATACAATTATcccttaaataattattttataacacgCTTGAACCATTATTAGAgatataactatttaaaaattactgaaaaaattgaaaaatcttttaaaatcaacCAAAATATTACTCTTTATAACTTATAGCTAGGCTGTTAATTTTTctattcctttttatttttactaatttaCTTGAAATTTCTTTGCcagtttatatttattaactaaCTTACTaagtttggtaaaaaaaaaaaactaacttactaattaaattactaatttattgAACATCACATTTATACATTGTGTTGGTGAGAAGGCAATTCTTCTTCAAAGGTAACCGTATAATACCATCCAAACCAATTGGTAGCTCCGAAAATATGAGAAAGAAACAGAAATACCTTGCTTGTGGTAGTTTTCAACGTCAATGGTAATTGCGTGAGGTGCGTGTAATCTGGAACGAGAAATATGGCAAGGGAAGACACGTGCGAGCCTACGGAGAAAGCGCGTTGCGGGATTGCCACAATCGCGTTTCCACCACTAGGCTCAAAAACAGGTCAGGGCCCAAAACTTCCTCAAACTAGGCCCAGCTTTTTCAGATCAGGCCAAgacttttgtaaaatttatttagttttaaaaggTAACCTGGGAACacaagttattaattttaatttatttttacatgcaCGTGTCTTCCTGatcaatattaaataattgCCTTGCTTTCAGGTTCTTGTTGTGTTTGTATTTTTTGTATGCACTGCTTAATTTGTTATGAAAAAATTTGCAGTAACTGATTAACATTTACACTGTTTGGAGTCAGGAACAAAAGATTTCATGAGAATTATGGATAAACAAAGTGAGATTGGGTGTAGGAGACGAACTGCTGCGTTCGGTGATCACAACCCAGTGACAATGTGATAGGATTGACTGTAGGTCCAAAATAAAATGGTTAAATGATTATATAAGATGGAGTTATGTCAGCTACATCAGTGTGTTTCACTTCACTAAATCAATTATAATCAATAGCTGGACTAATTCAAACCAAATTGGTTTGATTTGAATTATCaagttttatcaaataaattcatGAACAtcctattaaaatttataaataacttatattcatattaataaaaacatattcaatAAGCTCATCCTTCATTGTAGATTGTTAAGAGCTacactttttcttttgtcttatttaatttatttttaaatgaatatgcaataaaattttaatattcagtaaaaatttatttagtttaacAGGTTAGATTTTAGACAAAAGAAGATTTGGGGGAACATGTTATGTCTTCCTACAacatttcctaaaaaaaaactcttgttattttttaaagtaaatactaaaggaaaaataaatatattaatatctaaaatatatataaaaagtattttggtaaaaaaaaaagagtcaaatttcaaagaaaaatcatttccGGCCCATTTCTGTCTTGTGGTGTGTGTAATTTGAACTTAACATTTCTGTTGGTTTATTTATGCCCTTTTCTACTAAGTAAATACTAATTGTCtctattaaaaatgaatttgaccTACCATTTTCATGTCAtctaatcttttttattaatttttatgcattgtTAGCGAAAAAACTGTTAtagaatcaattaattaaaaattattattaaaataatttttaaagtgattaCTATAAAATTCAAGAAACTTATCAAAAGATAGGTTGTgattaaattaaagtataaaacTAGTTTACATTATTAATAGATAACCTATTTTCTCTTAAACTAATTCGGTTCAATATTACATgctattatattaataatttattattatattcaatCAATTATGAATAGGCTAAAACTTTATATTCTCCTCTTAAGTTtcactaaatttttaatttagtctccgaatgtatttttttattcaatttcatcataaatttttttattactctttttttccttcaatattattcatatttttaacatcaatttttacaaATGGCAATTGATGAGAATCTTATGCTACACTTACATTGATAATCTCTATTATTCAAGAAACACGTTACATTTTGtgtttttgtaagaaaatataGCAAagatatcatataaataaataaaaaatcacagaTAGGGGTATCAATGTAATTGCttagtattatatattctatttttgtCCCTAGAACTTGAGCAAAGTTTCAAATTATCTCAAGTAATTTTATGTTCCGGTCCACTTGGCTTTCAACATTATGATGAATGCACTTTAAGTGCCCGACTGACTTTGATTGTAACTTATTTGAATTACGGATAATGTAGAGACACGCATAAGGGAAAGGGACATCAGAACTAACTCATGTGATCAACAGCTTACAAGATGATAAAAAAGAGTCAATGATGTTGTCTGTCTCAATGAAAGGTTCAATAATTTACAAACTACAACCATGGATGCATGCCTCTTTGTGAGATGGTGTCTCGTGGAGATTTTGGTGATGAATACTTAGATTTAAAGAGTTTGTGCTGGTTAAGTTCGTGGGTTGCCAACAATGATATTTTAATGGGATAATGACTTTACTTTGCTTGACCTACTGGATGCAATGCTTAAGGGTTGGTGTATTTGATATCTGATTTAGTTGATCTTGGAGTCCGGAATAGAGGTTGATAATAGAGgatgtgtttttcttttcatttgtcTCTTAAGTGACTCTTGAGGTAGGTGAGGAAATTTACGATGGTAGTTGTGATTTGTCAGGATTTCATATATGATTCCTGTTTGTACACGATAGTGATAGTGATGCATACAATTTTAAATAGGCTAC
The nucleotide sequence above comes from Glycine soja cultivar W05 chromosome 11, ASM419377v2, whole genome shotgun sequence. Encoded proteins:
- the LOC114374072 gene encoding RING-H2 finger protein ATL8-like, whose amino-acid sequence is MTRAFRILNSADNATAVAAAAPPPEAVALESDFVVILAALLCALICVVGLVAVARCAWLRRGSGAGNSPRQALANKGLKKKVLQSLPKFAYVDSNPSKWLATSECAICLAEFAAGDEIRVLPQCGHGFHVPCIDTWLGSHSSCPSCRQVLAVARCQKCGRFPATGAGASRTPATEPELKSREDNNAASYSNNNINNNSDRGGSNSNSNCNMEHHHHSHHVNSGFLP